In the genome of Parus major isolate Abel chromosome 3, Parus_major1.1, whole genome shotgun sequence, the window ATAGTTACAGTTTTCACGAGCATTTCTGAAAGAATTAAATCTCTTCAATAAGTTTAGATGCTCCTTTCTCAGCATATCTAAGTTTCTTCAACAATTACAGAATAACCAATTTAACATTCTTGCTTCCTATGCTGAGACAACATGGTACCAAAATTTAGTTATGAAGAGGCATTTTTGGTCAGGCTGACCACCCCCCAGCTGTCCcttaacaaaaaagaaacacagctcaATCCTGTCTCCTCTCTCCAGAAAAAAGACACCTAAGACCACAAATGTACACTTGCCAGAGCATCAGGTGTTTCTCCATTTGTGGCAACCGTACATTCCCACTTAGAGAAATACAGTCTGAAGGCCCCACCACCACCTTTTAGGATGAACCACCTCAGAAGCCAGTTTAGGCAGCAGTGCATATGAAATCACATTACATCAAAACCGTGTGTTAAAGTCACTCCAGCTACTTCAACTAGTTTTTAACAATGTTTAATCAAAATTCCTaattgcaggaaagaaaaaaaaaaaccaaacttaaTGTAGAGAGAGGCATAGAGATGCAAAGATAACCACCACAATGATCCAATAGCAAAAACTCTCGTTTAAAGGTTTTCTTATGCTAAAAAAGGCACACAACCCTTTGTGAACTAGAGACAAAAGCTAGCAGGACTACAGCAATAAACCCAGAAGAAAAAGCCTACCAGAATTACCCAATTGCCTACTGGGAGGGAACAATGAAGTCGACAGGCTGCTCTTGCTCCGTTTTGTTTGCAGGGAAGTGGTCAAATTTAATAGTCAAATTTAGCCACATTAAGAAACATTTAACAAAAGCTACCCCAagaaaccagaacaaaacctgACGTTTGGGTCAAAAGGCCACAGACAGGCCCTTCCATAGCATGTAGCTGAGTGAGTTCAGAGATtggcaatgaaagaaaaaagctttagaCATGTGACGGGAACAAGCTTTGGGATTTATCGAACAGTCACACCAAGCTTCTCCAGCACACGCACTCCCTTTTCTTGGTATTCTTGTCGGGTCATCCAGAAGTTGTCTTTGTCTTTCATGATGTCTGCTAGAACGGCACCCCCCAGAAACACCATGTGCTTCCGACGAGGGGGATCTTCGATTCGGATCTTAAAtttctgagaaagagaaaagaaattgttaCTAGGATTCTTGAAACAAAgccatgcaaaataaaattggGCTTTTTACCAGAACAATGAAGTGGAAACTGACTAGTGAGAAAAATGCaactaaaaaatgaaatgttagcACAGGGCAGTCTGTGCGAGCTTCCAGCTTGCGCAACCCAAGTAAAATAATGACTTTGCATTGGGAATTACACACAGTTACTGACACTTGCCCAAAAGTTGTACTTCCAGTATATCAACAAAAAGTCCAGGATTCAGAATactaacagaaaattaaagacccaatttctgcatttcaagaACACtattaaaagtgaaataattccTAATCTTTGATGGCTAAACTTATCAGAAGTTACCAGATCATCAAATCACAAATGTTTTAGAATTATACCAATCTACACAATCTAAACCAGTTTAACTACTAATATTCCCTTAACTTCTTCAGCGCTAAAGCTCTAACTTCAAGAACAAAAATGAGTACAAAACTGTGACTGAAATACTATCTCAGATGTCAAACATTCTGTACAATTGGGTCATTCCACAAAGACCTCCAGAGAACACTGCATTAAGAACCAGGGAAATTCAATTCAGTTCACTGTTAGAAACTCCACTCAAAGGAATTTTCAGTACAACACACTTACCTCTGTAAATGTGTGTGGCTATTGCCTGTTTATCACAATAACCAATGGAAAAGGGAAACTTACTCCACCTGAAAGTGTCTTAGAACTCTAGCCTCTCTCTCTTTTGAGTATTTCACTTGTAGTATGAACCAAAACtttcacagattaaaaataaatattttttttttcctctatgaCAACTTTAAGGCACAGAAACTCTAGCTTTGTTTAACCAACATAATAATTTGTGCCCTGGTATTTATCAGCCTATTTTACATTCGAAACAACCCAAGACTTCAGAAACTACCTGCTACTAGCAGGGTCTAGAAGGTCACTTTATTGGAAGTATGTACAAAGCAAAGGCAGTGGTGTGAGGAAGAGGGACAGCGATTTTGCAAGCTGCAGGAAGAGCCATCCGCAGCCTCCGTCATTTCTGACCACTTGGTTCCCTCTAGTGGGGATTCCGGGGAAGCCTCTGAGCCCCGCGGTGCAGCAGCCACCGATACCCACCGAGAGTTTTTCCACATCTCCTTTCAGAACTCGCTCCAGGTACAGCTGTTTCAGTTCCCGCTCCAGTCGTGAAGGCAGCCCAGGGTACATGGTGGACCCTCCAGACAGCACAATGTGCTTGTAGAATTCAGACCTGACccaaaaaaaatagtctttgtAGCATTGTATAGTTTACTCTGTACTATGGTAGCTACCTGAATTGACAGGGCCGTAAATACAAACCTAAACTTTGTCACTACACAAAAAAAGACTGCACAATTTCAGCAGGCTAGCTCATGCTTtcccagaaagcagaaataaaaaaaatattgtgctttCAAGATTTTATCTTTGTTCATTCTTATTGAAATAGTTTCCAGACAATCTGTTAAGCTCCAAAAACTCAGCCTGAGCCCCACTCCCAGCATACACCCTTCTCCCAGGAGCACACATTAATGCCTAAAGCAAAAGTTGTTACTTTGAATACAGTTCTTGCACCACCCCTGCACCAAGACCAAGGATTTTAAATGTTCTGCTCTTACCTGGTATCAATGTCAGCAGCCTGGATGGTGTTGAACAGCAATTCAGCCACACCAACCCCTTCAACATTGATTAAGTGAGGCTGGAAGAGAGCCTCCGGTGCCTCAAACCGTTCTCCACCAACTTTGATAATCCTGCCATCTGGGAGCTAGGGAAGAAACATCACCATTGAAAAGACTACTTTTAGCCACTTgaatgctaaaaaaaacccaagaggaAATGACCTACATTGCTCCCAAATGTTTTAACACAGGAAATTGTTGATAATTGTCAGCAGTGCAAGAAGTCATTCAGTAGTACTGAAAGAATATACAAATTCTTTAATCACTCTGCAATTCACTTGGAGACATCAGGGACTAGACACATTGCTATTGACCTACCAAATATTTCCTTGCAATACCAACTCCTAgtatcaattttaaaaattatctaacAGCAAGAATAATGCTTTTCTGCAAATTTTTCCAACTGTGATCACAAAGTTTCCACTAAGAGCAAGTTTACCTTTCCTGACACCAGATATCAGTCTCATGTCTCACTGCTGCATGGATAAAGCTGAAACAATCTCATATGCTAGAATAAGTCCACTTTCTCTACAAATCCCTGTACTATAGTATTCAAATTTCAAAGATCTACAATGACAAAAATGAGAACCAAGTCttacagaaaatctgaaaagaaagcCTGTAGAACATTTTCCCAGAACCAATCAATTTTATTCTCCAGGCCGAGAGGTGAATGGCTGCCaagaaaaactgtaaagaaataGAAGCTAAATGCTACCTGAATTTAAACCTAGGAAGTTTAGGACAAGGAAAGCTGTCTTGAGACACTCACCGTGTAGGATTCAACTAGAACTGTGGTCTCTAGTGCCAGTTTCTGCTCCTGTTCAATGTTGTATCCCACATAACACAACTTCTCCTTGATCATGCGAACCGTCTCAAAATCAGCAGAATGGTTGAAAGCATAACCTCGCagcaagaggagctggagggagcacagcaggtTAGCAGGAAATGAGAGGAACAGTCCAGATGTCAGTAAAGGGGCACATTTAAACACATATCTCAGTTCAACTCCTCTTTTTAGCTGCAAATTGGGTATTAAGACAAATCTGTCCCAGTGTATCCATTATACCCAGAAAAGAAGCAGTGTTACTCCAAATGGGAAATTTTCTTTATCATTACAACTTTCAGCATAACCAGcacaaagacaaatgaaaaaaatccaaaataattctTATCTTTAGAACTTCAGAATATTCACATTTATCAGTTTAACCATAAGATTTCTCAATATAAGGTGCTGCTTATATTTCAAATGCCCAAACAAATGAATTGTCTATCAAACATGCTCTCTTATTTAATCATCAGGGAAGAATCATTACACTGTTTTCCACACTGTAAGAAAGTCTTTCTAAAACAGGTGAGTAGAACTGAGAGAATACAATTTAGCTTTAACTTTAGGTATTGAGAAAGCCAATTTTGgtgcttttccttcccaaataggaaataaattccCTTCCTACAAGGTTGCCACTAAGAAAATGTCTCTGAATAGCATCAGTATCATCACAAGTGATTTAGATGAGGAAACACAGTAAGAATAGACTGAAGTAACACAGAGAATACAGGAGCTCTTGATGTAATTAACATATGAATAATAAAGTGAAGTATGTAGTGGTTTTGTACTATCAAGGAAATTTGACTTGAACCAACATACCACAGATACCAGCCTCAACCTTAAAtcctcttccctcccagctTACCTTAATGAGGTACCTAGTGATATCCCTCCCAGCGATATCTAACCGTCTTGTGAGGTGAGGGAGGGAGAAACCTTCATAAACTGGGCAAATGTGAGTCACACCATCTCCAGAGTCCACGACAACACCAGTCAACAAACCTAAAAGAATGAGCAGGAAGCACAACTGTTATTGCactttcataaagaaaatagaacagCAGTGAGTTTAAGACAGGATTTTTCACTGTAAACTGATACAACCTCTCTTCCCTCAGTCATCAGTAGATATTAAACTTTAGGTTTCCATAGTAACAAATGCTCCATACATTTTTTGTTAAAGTATTACTTTTACCCAGATGTTTAGAGCTCTGCCACTCACAATTTTATGTGGTGTTTTGACATCTTAAATTGCGCTCTAATTAAAGGGAGTATCTGTGCTCATTAAATGATTATTGGGGCAGAAATTCCTCCACTGGATTTAGTTGTGTGATGTTATattcatttctgaaatatgaagAATCTAGAGATATTCAAGTCACAAGTTTACCTTGTGAAATTCTTAGGAATTCTTGATTTTTACTGGAATTCAAAAAACCAAATACTTTTGTAAAGTGGAGAATATTAGGACTATATAGCACATGCTTAGTATTTCCTCTCACAAGTGGCATTAGGCTGAATGAGATCTACCTTCACAGACTATAAAATTCATCTCTCATGAAAAAAAGTTTCccataaattattaaattataagGTATACAAAACAGATATCATGAACATgtagaaacagaaatttctatACTTAAGAGGCAAAAATCAATGTTGAAAGTTGATCAGAAACAAGATACCTAAAGCAAGAAAGCATATTTTGAGGAGAGACCTTAGAAGTGTGGTGCACTGAAAGGAGGCACATCTCTATATAACTTTAGCCACTACTTCAATCTTTGAAGCAACAGAAATGCGCAGGATGTTTCAAAGgacttgtttttaattttcaaaagcaaatgtttgATTTATGTGCCCCTTCATTTTTACAGCTTCGAAGGTCTTCAGCTTTGTTTTAGATGATGGTATGTGAAACACTGCAGACTGCTCTAAGTTCTCTCACTTCTGTTATTCTGTTGAGCACTACAGAGTAAGGTACATGTACaattaaagcagaatttaaGACTGCAGATGTCAATTAAGTATTTGTAAGGAatcaaaccaaagaaaacaaaaaaaaataataatagcacataaaaacataaaaggggaaaaaaaacataacagCACAGATtgcaacaaataaaattaatattcaggTTTGCaaaagtggtttgttttggttcaAGTAATT includes:
- the ACTR2 gene encoding actin-related protein 2 isoform X2, which codes for MDTLGRKVVVCDNGTGFVKCGYAGSNFPEHIFPALVGRPIIRSTAKVGNIEIKDLMVGDEASELRSMLEVNYPMENGIVRNWDDMKHLWDYTFGPEKLNIDTKNCKILLTEPPMNPTKNREKIVEVMFETYQFSGVYVAIQAVLTLYAQGLLTGVVVDSGDGVTHICPVYEGFSLPHLTRRLDIAGRDITRYLIKLLLLRGYAFNHSADFETVRMIKEKLCYVGYNIEQEQKLALETTVLVESYTLPDGRIIKVGGERFEAPEALFQPHLINVEGVGVAELLFNTIQAADIDTRSEFYKHIVLSGGSTMYPGLPSRLERELKQLYLERVLKGDVEKLSKFKIRIEDPPRRKHMVFLGGAVLADIMKDKDNFWMTRQEYQEKGVRVLEKLGVTVR
- the ACTR2 gene encoding actin-related protein 2 isoform X1, encoding MDTLGRKVVVCDNGTGFVKCGYAGSNFPEHIFPALVGRPIIRSTAKVGNIEIKNNKMMDLMVGDEASELRSMLEVNYPMENGIVRNWDDMKHLWDYTFGPEKLNIDTKNCKILLTEPPMNPTKNREKIVEVMFETYQFSGVYVAIQAVLTLYAQGLLTGVVVDSGDGVTHICPVYEGFSLPHLTRRLDIAGRDITRYLIKLLLLRGYAFNHSADFETVRMIKEKLCYVGYNIEQEQKLALETTVLVESYTLPDGRIIKVGGERFEAPEALFQPHLINVEGVGVAELLFNTIQAADIDTRSEFYKHIVLSGGSTMYPGLPSRLERELKQLYLERVLKGDVEKLSKFKIRIEDPPRRKHMVFLGGAVLADIMKDKDNFWMTRQEYQEKGVRVLEKLGVTVR